The DNA sequence CCGGCGGTGGGCGCGGCCGTCGCCGTCGCGGTGGTGCTCCTTCTCTCCGGGTGCAACCACTTCGACGGCCTGCTGGACTTCGGCGACGGACTCATGGCCCACGGAAGCCGGGAGAGGAGGATCGCGGCCATGACCGACCGGACCACCGGGGCCGGCGCCGTCGCGGCGGGCATCGTCGTCACGCTCCTCGCGTTTGCGGGACTCCAGAGCGCGGCACACCTCCCGGCGGCCATCCTCATCGCCGAGGTCTGCGCGAAGGTCGCTATGTCCTGGCTCACCACGCTCGGCGTCCCGTTCCGGGAGGGGATCCACTCCTACCTCCATGGTCTTGCAAAGCCGTGGTTTATTGTTCCGACCATCCTGCTCGCGCTGCCCCTCTTTCTGCTGCCGGTGCCCCGGATGAGTGTCGCGCTCGCCCTCGCGGCCACGGCCGTCATCGCCGCACTGATGCTCGCCCTCTCCGGCCGGCTCTTCGGCGGCGTCAACGGCGACGTCGTCGGCGCCACAAACGAGATCGTCCGGGCCGGAGTCATCCTCCTCCTTGCCCTCCTGTAATTACCTTTTTTATCCCGGCTCCGCTACTACTGTAGAATGATGCAAGACTATACCCTCCATTCCCGGGGAGGGATCATCACCGAGCGGAACTCAGACTATGCGACAGTACGGGTGCGGGTTCCGGCAGGAGTCCTCTCTTCGGCCCAGGTCAAGCAACTGGCAAAGATCAGCGAGAAGTTCGGGGACGGCTCGCTCCACCTCACCATGCGCCAGGCAGTGGAGATCCCGCATGTGAACCCCGATAACCTCAAGAAGATCGCGAACGCCCTCGAGAAGAACGGGACGCCCATCGGGGCAGAGTATAACGAAGTCGTCAACATCATGGCCTGCCCGGGCACGGAACGGTGCAAATACTCCAATTGTGAAACGATCGATCTTGCACGGAAGGTCGACGAACGGGTCTTCGGAAAGGAACTTCCGATACGGCTCCGCATTGCCATATCCGGCTGCACCTACATGTGCAACAGCCCGCTTTTGAACGATATCGGGATCATCGGCAGGATCAGGCCGCTGCGCATTCCGGGACTCTGTACGGGATGCGGCACCTGCGTTGAGTACTGCAAACAGTGCGCCATAGCGCTGAAGAACGGTGCATCGGTCCTTGACGAGAGTAAATGCGTCCAGTGCGGCATCTGCATCCACTCCTGCCCCTACAACCTCCTGAAATCCGAGTACGCCCACTACCAGATCACGGTCGGCGGCCGGCGCGGAGCCTCCCCCGCCGCAGGAAAGGAACTCGTCACCGTCGAGACCGAAGAGGAGGTCGTCGAGGTTGTCGACCGTATCGTCTACTGGATCTACCGCACCGCCTGGAGCGGCAGGCCTCTCGCCGACCAGATGGACGAGATCGGGTACGACAGGTTCGCGGAGGGGATCCAAAGAGAGTTCGGGCCGAAAATGCCGGTGGCGGAGTAATAAGGAGAAACTCCGGGACACCGGTGACAGAGGCGGCCCCGGACCGATAGTCGCCCCCATGGGGAACGGACACCGGCAACTAGTGACGGTACATTGAAGAGAATCCTTCGCCCGCGTCGTCCTCGCACTCGATTGCGATACCGTCCCGGACGAGGGTGTTGAACATGATGGCGGCGTTCAGCAGGTTCTCGTCCGGGTTTGCACCCCGCTTCACGCCGGAGAGAGCCTGCCGCTGTGGTGTCGGGATCGTCCGTCTGCCCACCCGGACACCGGCACAGTGCCGGCAGTAGCCGCAGTGGGAGTGGACCGACACCTCACGATCTGCGCATGCTACCGTCACCCGGTCCTTCGCATCGTCGCGGTGAAACTCAAGTATCTTCATGGTACGAAGAACGTAGATTTCCGGAGAATAAGATTCTGTCGATTGCCCGGGGTTTTTGGGGAATGTGCGCTATTGGCGCGCATAGAAATGCTTTATATGGAGGACGTCATACGTATAAGTTACTCGCATAAGCAGGCTGTTCGAGCTGACAGGCCTATTTGAGTGGAGGATACTATCTATGGCAGTTGAAAAGCCCCACATGAATTTAGCAGTAATTGGACACATCGACCACGGGAAGTCTACTACCGTCGGTCGGTTGCTCTTTGAGACCGGAGCCGTGGCGCCCCACATCATCGAGGGGTTCAGGAAGGAGGCCGAATCCAAGGGTAAGGGCTCGTTCGAGTTCGCCTGGGTCATGGACAGCCTCAAGGAAGAGCGTGAACGTGGTATCACCATCGATATCGCCCACAAGCGGTTCGATACCGACAAGTTCTACTTCACCGTCGTGGACTGCCCCGGCCACCGTGACTTCGTCAAGAACATGATCACGGGCGCATCCCAGGCAGACGCCGCACTGCTGGTCGTCGCCGCACCCGACGGCGTGATGGAGCAGACCAAGGAGCACGTCTTCCTCTCCCGTACGCTCGGCATCAACCAGCTGATCATCGGGATCAACAAGATGGATGCCGCCAAGTACGACGAGAAGCGCTACAACGAAGTCAAGGAACAGCTCTCCCAGCTGCTCAAGATGGTCGGCTACAAGCCTGAGGCCATCAGCTTCATCCCGATGAGCGCGTTCGTTGGAGACAACATCACCAAGCTCAGCGAAAACACCCCCTGGTACAAGGGACCGACGGTACTCGCTGCACTCAACGCGCTCAGCGAACCCGAGAAGCCCACAACTCTGCCCATGCGTCTCCCCATCCAGGACGTCTACTCCATCTCCGGTATCGGAACCGTGCCCGTCGGCCGTGTTGAGACCGGTATCATGAAGAAGGGAATGAAGGTCAGCTTCATGCCCGCGAACAAAGAGGGTGAGATCAAGTCCATCGAGATGCACCACGAAGAGATCCCGCAGGCGCTCCCGGGCGACAACGTCGGGTTCAACGTCCGTGGTATCGGCAAGGGTGACATCCGCCGTGGCGACGTCTGCGGTCCCGCCGACGTGCCGCCGACCGTTGCAGAAGAGTTCATCGCACAGGTCGTCGTGCTCCACCACCCCAGCGCCCTGACCGTCGGCTACACCCCGGTCTTCCACTGCCACACCGCCCAGATTGCGTGCACCTTCGTCGAGCTCATGAAGAAACTCGACCCGCGGACCGGCCAGGTCAAGGAAGAGAACCCCACGTTCCTCAAGACCGGCGATGCCGCTATCGTCAAGATCAGGCCGACTCAGCCCATGGTCATCGAGAAGGTCAAGGAGATCCCGCAGCTCGGACGGTTCGCTGTCCGTGATATGGGATCCACCATTGCGGCAGGCGTGTGCATGGACATCACGCCCAAGCAGATGAGATAAGAAGGTACCTATAATTTTTTGGTGGTTAAACATGCAGAAAGCCAGAATACGTCTTTCCGGAACCGACTTCGAAAAAATCGAGATGGTCTGTGACAGGATCAAAGAGATAGCAGAGCGTACCGGCGTCAATCTGGCAGGTCCGATCCCGCTGCCCACGAAGAAGCTCGTGGTCCCCACCAGGAAGAGCCCTGACGGCGAAGGTACCGCAACCTGGGATCGCTGGCAGATGCGGGTGCACAAGAGACTCATCGACATCGACGCCGACGAGCGTGCACTGCGCCAGCTGATGCGCATTCAGGTCCCGAAAGACATCGGCATTGAGATTGTGCTGGAGAGTTGAGGTGAGAGCGGCGTGAAGGCCGCCGTGTTCGCGGCACGGGCCCGTGAACGACTCTCATTCGAGGGGCTTTTTCTCCTCATACTTCTGGTCACAATTGCTCTCCGTTTTTACGCACTCGATTTAAAGTTATTTCACCACGACGAGGCTATTCACGCGTGGTTTTCATACAGACTCCTGACCGAGGGAACCTATAGTTACGACCCCATGTACCACGGGCCGTTCCTCTACTACATGACGGCGGGGATCTTCTCGCTTCTCGGGGACTCCGACCTCGTAGGCCGGCTCCTCCCGGCGCTGCTCGGCACTCTGCTCGTCCCGCTGCTCTACCCGATCTATAAGCTCGGTTATCTCGACCGGAAGCAGACCCTGGTAGCGGCGCTTTTTCTCGCCGTATC is a window from the Methanoculleus oceani genome containing:
- a CDS encoding 4Fe-4S binding protein; amino-acid sequence: MMQDYTLHSRGGIITERNSDYATVRVRVPAGVLSSAQVKQLAKISEKFGDGSLHLTMRQAVEIPHVNPDNLKKIANALEKNGTPIGAEYNEVVNIMACPGTERCKYSNCETIDLARKVDERVFGKELPIRLRIAISGCTYMCNSPLLNDIGIIGRIRPLRIPGLCTGCGTCVEYCKQCAIALKNGASVLDESKCVQCGICIHSCPYNLLKSEYAHYQITVGGRRGASPAAGKELVTVETEEEVVEVVDRIVYWIYRTAWSGRPLADQMDEIGYDRFAEGIQREFGPKMPVAE
- the rpsJ gene encoding 30S ribosomal protein S10, producing MQKARIRLSGTDFEKIEMVCDRIKEIAERTGVNLAGPIPLPTKKLVVPTRKSPDGEGTATWDRWQMRVHKRLIDIDADERALRQLMRIQVPKDIGIEIVLES
- the cobS gene encoding adenosylcobinamide-GDP ribazoletransferase → MKSVIALLQFGTSLPLGRPVDFEHFARRSYLYPLAGYVIGGIAAAVTYWIASPAVGAAVAVAVVLLLSGCNHFDGLLDFGDGLMAHGSRERRIAAMTDRTTGAGAVAAGIVVTLLAFAGLQSAAHLPAAILIAEVCAKVAMSWLTTLGVPFREGIHSYLHGLAKPWFIVPTILLALPLFLLPVPRMSVALALAATAVIAALMLALSGRLFGGVNGDVVGATNEIVRAGVILLLALL
- the tuf gene encoding translation elongation factor EF-1 subunit alpha produces the protein MAVEKPHMNLAVIGHIDHGKSTTVGRLLFETGAVAPHIIEGFRKEAESKGKGSFEFAWVMDSLKEERERGITIDIAHKRFDTDKFYFTVVDCPGHRDFVKNMITGASQADAALLVVAAPDGVMEQTKEHVFLSRTLGINQLIIGINKMDAAKYDEKRYNEVKEQLSQLLKMVGYKPEAISFIPMSAFVGDNITKLSENTPWYKGPTVLAALNALSEPEKPTTLPMRLPIQDVYSISGIGTVPVGRVETGIMKKGMKVSFMPANKEGEIKSIEMHHEEIPQALPGDNVGFNVRGIGKGDIRRGDVCGPADVPPTVAEEFIAQVVVLHHPSALTVGYTPVFHCHTAQIACTFVELMKKLDPRTGQVKEENPTFLKTGDAAIVKIRPTQPMVIEKVKEIPQLGRFAVRDMGSTIAAGVCMDITPKQMR